The following proteins are encoded in a genomic region of Nitrososphaera sp.:
- a CDS encoding iron-containing redox enzyme family protein — translation MEDFSLVERIDSEIEKRSLLKHPFYQMWSKGQLELAHLRGYAKEYFQLVKAVPGMVDAISASAESHPLGRDMQVSIRANGQEEHEHLLPWIRFADSLGISSAELEGFAPAAKTSESVRAMEQLSGLSFEQAVAMMYAYEAELPKISRSKIEGLQKFYGLDSDDALDYFRIHEEADVRHAQVWRELLDSLPADRRSAAFEAAVRSLEAQNGLLDSVMRNHVSAEMCCS, via the coding sequence ATGGAAGACTTTTCTTTGGTTGAGAGAATTGACAGCGAGATTGAAAAAAGGAGCCTTCTGAAGCATCCTTTCTATCAGATGTGGTCAAAGGGCCAACTGGAGCTTGCACACTTGCGCGGTTATGCAAAGGAATACTTTCAGCTTGTAAAGGCGGTTCCCGGAATGGTGGACGCAATCTCAGCTTCTGCAGAGTCCCATCCGCTGGGCAGGGATATGCAAGTGTCTATCCGGGCAAACGGCCAGGAGGAGCATGAGCACTTATTGCCTTGGATACGGTTTGCAGACTCACTTGGAATCAGTTCCGCGGAACTGGAGGGCTTTGCCCCAGCGGCCAAGACATCTGAGTCTGTCCGCGCGATGGAACAGCTTTCAGGCCTTTCATTCGAGCAGGCGGTTGCAATGATGTACGCCTATGAAGCGGAACTTCCAAAGATCAGCCGCTCGAAAATCGAGGGCTTGCAAAAGTTCTACGGCCTTGACAGCGACGATGCGCTGGACTACTTTAGAATCCACGAAGAAGCCGACGTGCGCCATGCTCAGGTCTGGAGGGAGCTGCTCGACAGTCTTCCGGCGGACCGGCGTTCTGCTGCCTTTGAAGCCGCGGTCAGGTCGCTGGAAGCGCAAAACGGTTTGCTTGATTCCGTCATGCGAAACCACGTGAGCGCAGAAATGTGCTGCTCGTAA
- a CDS encoding polyprenyl synthetase family protein, giving the protein MNRKNAGPNPLTDKFATYVAKIDDALRQELDSYSWSEFHAPLRYASDGGKRIRPLILVLSAEFVGNREPESDSYLAASAIELLHTESIIHDDIIDEENLRRGKPSFHVKYGYNSSILTADFVLGVILNIGSKLRDPRIMNELAVAATRMSEGEMMEIRLNKSTDITEEDYIKVVEYKTASLFEASAMIGALLGKGDSSQVSAMTSFGRLLGIAYQIHDDLIDWNNENRLFNMLVRKHDGSSKEFVGSMDRLYKGYAEKAKNELAKISHGSRSASGMHLEHLTDLASVQF; this is encoded by the coding sequence TTGAATAGGAAAAATGCAGGGCCAAATCCTCTCACTGACAAGTTTGCCACTTATGTCGCCAAGATTGACGACGCGCTGAGGCAGGAGCTTGACAGCTATTCCTGGTCCGAGTTTCATGCGCCGCTTCGCTACGCAAGCGACGGAGGCAAGAGGATACGCCCGCTCATACTTGTGCTGTCGGCAGAGTTTGTTGGAAACAGGGAGCCTGAATCCGACTCGTACCTTGCGGCCTCTGCAATCGAGCTTTTGCACACGGAATCGATAATCCACGACGACATCATTGACGAGGAGAACCTGCGCCGTGGCAAGCCCTCTTTTCACGTAAAGTACGGGTACAACAGCAGCATCCTTACTGCCGACTTTGTGCTCGGAGTGATACTCAACATCGGGTCAAAGCTTCGAGACCCGCGGATAATGAACGAGCTGGCAGTCGCGGCGACTCGCATGAGCGAGGGCGAGATGATGGAAATCCGGCTCAACAAGTCTACCGACATTACCGAGGAGGATTACATCAAGGTCGTCGAATACAAGACCGCGTCGCTGTTTGAGGCCTCGGCCATGATAGGCGCGCTGCTTGGCAAGGGCGACTCTTCGCAGGTAAGCGCAATGACCTCGTTTGGGAGGCTGCTTGGCATTGCCTACCAAATCCACGACGACCTGATTGACTGGAACAACGAGAACAGGCTGTTTAACATGCTTGTACGCAAGCATGACGGCAGTTCAAAGGAGTTCGTCGGCTCGATGGACAGGCTGTACAAGGGCTATGCGGAAAAGGCCAAGAACGAGCTTGCCAAGATATCTCACGGCTCCAGGAGTGCAAGCGGCATGCATCTGGAGCACCTCACGGACCTTGCCTCAGTCCAGTTCTAG
- a CDS encoding NADH-quinone oxidoreductase subunit N yields MALEITSTPIILTGVLGAVGLAIPAIDAIRRERGANRNKLYSAIAFGALVFAFGFVIFRIFSGEVLPAATFSKGVISDDMFGSFFALAMLLVSLMSTASSWNYWKGRSNPAAYYSLILLSTIGMLLIAYSTDFVMLLVAWELMSIPTYALAAFSKRDPISNEAAIKYFMFGALSSALIILAIGLVYGITGTTNIGDSINALTHLDKSLVPIGLLSIALFVAGFGFKMGIVPFHMWLPDTYEGAPTTIGSILAAGTKKAGFAAAIRVVVLGMFALNADWTLTLGILAVFTMTLGNLGALVQRSVPRILAYSSIAQAGYIMIGVALAPYSDQALSGSLFHILNHAVMKSAAFIAAAAVATALASYSLEKYRGLGRRMPITAIAFSISLLALAGVPPLNGFWSKLVLFGAAINSGAQVPWGPWLAIAGLLNSALSLAYYAWIMKKMYMDESPDMTPVKEPRAMVAVLVFAIVFIVGFGIWHAPLLDLASRSVPSLASVTVAAPH; encoded by the coding sequence ATGGCACTAGAGATAACATCAACCCCGATAATCCTGACAGGCGTCCTTGGAGCCGTCGGGCTGGCAATCCCCGCAATAGACGCGATAAGGCGGGAGCGCGGAGCCAACAGGAACAAGCTGTACAGCGCGATTGCATTTGGCGCCCTTGTCTTTGCATTCGGCTTTGTAATCTTCCGGATCTTCTCCGGCGAGGTCCTTCCGGCGGCAACGTTCTCCAAGGGCGTAATATCAGACGACATGTTCGGCTCGTTCTTTGCGCTGGCGATGCTTCTGGTCTCCTTGATGTCGACAGCTTCTTCATGGAACTACTGGAAGGGCAGGTCGAACCCCGCGGCGTACTATTCGCTCATACTGCTTTCAACGATAGGCATGCTGCTTATTGCGTATTCCACAGACTTTGTCATGCTCCTGGTCGCATGGGAACTGATGTCCATACCAACCTATGCGCTTGCCGCGTTTTCAAAGCGCGACCCTATCTCAAACGAGGCGGCAATCAAGTACTTTATGTTTGGCGCCCTTTCGTCCGCGCTGATAATCCTTGCGATTGGGCTTGTCTACGGCATCACAGGCACTACTAACATCGGAGACTCGATAAACGCACTCACCCACCTTGACAAGAGCCTCGTGCCAATAGGGCTTCTCTCTATCGCGCTGTTTGTAGCCGGCTTTGGCTTCAAGATGGGGATCGTTCCGTTCCACATGTGGCTGCCTGACACCTACGAGGGCGCGCCTACGACCATCGGGTCAATACTTGCAGCAGGCACCAAGAAGGCCGGATTTGCTGCCGCCATCCGCGTCGTAGTCCTCGGCATGTTTGCGCTCAATGCCGACTGGACGCTGACGCTTGGCATACTGGCTGTATTTACAATGACGCTTGGCAACCTGGGGGCGCTGGTGCAGAGAAGCGTGCCGAGGATTCTTGCATACTCTAGCATCGCGCAGGCAGGGTACATCATGATAGGAGTCGCGCTGGCGCCCTATTCCGACCAGGCGCTCAGCGGCTCGCTGTTTCACATACTAAACCACGCCGTCATGAAATCGGCAGCATTTATCGCGGCCGCCGCGGTTGCAACCGCGCTTGCCAGCTACAGCCTTGAAAAATACCGCGGCCTCGGGAGAAGGATGCCAATTACCGCGATTGCGTTCTCTATATCGCTACTCGCGCTTGCAGGCGTTCCTCCGCTCAACGGGTTCTGGAGCAAGCTGGTGCTGTTCGGAGCCGCCATCAACAGCGGCGCCCAGGTGCCGTGGGGCCCGTGGCTGGCAATTGCCGGACTGCTCAACAGCGCGCTTTCGCTTGCCTACTATGCCTGGATCATGAAAAAGATGTACATGGACGAGAGCCCGGACATGACACCTGTCAAGGAGCCCCGCGCGATGGTGGCTGTGCTTGTCTTTGCAATAGTGTTCATTGTGGGCTTTGGAATATGGCACGCGCCGCTGCTCGACCTGGCTTCCAGGTCCGTGCCAAGCCTTGCAAGCGTGACTGTAGCCGCGCCACACTAG